A part of Misgurnus anguillicaudatus chromosome 6, ASM2758022v2, whole genome shotgun sequence genomic DNA contains:
- the syt12 gene encoding synaptotagmin-12 — MSVHGQDISEYHLSVVLDPPGWEVCLYAFGFLLLFAVVIVNLWKLFKSGSFPAPSPFPNFNYRYLQEKYGSSHSEIRQKRVAANNQRRVSSASRKPSFQLLDTPDGFRELGTLELMSRELDPSGTLNRSMSSESLCSISSVAQTFGHDFTVGQLEITLELDSRNSVLLVSLHQGKDLLEKEEENFPGCYISVMLVPQQISLGATQVQRNAFTVVFDERFSIPSDSVNLDENSLRFSAFGVDSDERNISAGVAELKLSDLDLSVRPFNAWLYLQDINKAVDAVGEILLSLSYLPTAERLTVVVAKAKNLVWSNGKTTADPFVKVYLLQDGRKISKKKTSIKRDDTNPIFNEAMIFSVPAVVLQDLSLRVTVAESTEDGRGENIGHVIIGPEASGMGITHWNQMLATLRKPVSMWHPLRRT; from the exons ATGTCTGTGCATGGTCAGGATATTTCAGAATATCATCTGAGCG tggTACTTGATCCTCCTGGATGGGAGGTGTGTTTGTATGCGTTTGGGTTTTTGCTTCTGTTTGCCGTGGTTATAGTGAATCTGTGGAAATTATTTAAATCCGGCTCCTTTCCGGCTCCCTCTCCGTTTCCCAACTTCAACTATCGATACCTGCAGGAAAAATATGGCTCCTCCCACTCAGAGATCAGACAGAAG CGTGTCGCAGCTAACAACCAGCGGAGGGTGTCGTCAGCGAGTCGAAAACCGAGTTTCCAGCTGTTGGATACCCCCGACGGGTTTCGAGAACTGGGAACGCTGGAGCTGATGAGCCGAGAGCTGGATCCCAGCGGCACCCTGAACCGATCCATGTCCTCCGAATCCCTGTGTTCCATCTCGTCCGTCGCTCAAACCTTCGGACACGACTTCACGGTGGGCCAGCTGGAGATCACGCTGGAGCTGGACTCACGAAACTCGGTTCTGCTCGTCTCGCTGCACCAGGGTAAAGACCTGCTGGAGAAAGAGGAGGAGAACTTCCCTGGGTGCTACATCAGCGTCATGCTGGTCCCTCAGCAGATCAGTCTGGGGGCCACACAG GTTCAAAGAAACGCCTTCACTGTGGTGTTCGATGAGCGCTTCTCTATCCCGTCAGACTCGGTGAATCTGGACGAGAACAGTCTGAGGTTCTCGGCTTTCGGCGTGGATTCAGATGAACGAAACATTAGTGCcggcgttgccgaactgaaacTGTCAGATCTGGATCTTTCAGTCCGCCCGTTTAACGCCTGGCTTTACCTCCAGGACATCAACAAG GCCGTGGACGCTGTTGGTGAAATACTGTTATCTTTAAGTTATTTGCCCACTGCAGAGCGACTCACTGTGGTCGTGGCCAAAGCAAAGAATCTGGTCTGGAGCAATGGAAAGACTACAGCAG ATCCGTTTGTTAAAGTCTACTTGCTCCAGGATGGCAGAAAGATCAGTAAAAAGAAAACCTCCATAAAAAGAGACGATACAAACCCCATCTTCAATGAGGCCATGATCTTCTCAGTGCCTGCAGTCGTTCTGCAG GATCTTTCTCTGAGAGTGACCGTCGCTGAGAGCACAGAGGACGGGCGAGGTGAAAACATAGGTCACGTGATCATCGGACCAGAAGCCAGTGGAATGGGAATAACTCACTGGAACCAGATGCTTGCCACACTGCGAAAACCAGTTTCAATGTGGCACCCGCTCCGGAGGACCTAA